GCTATGACCCGACCGTCCCGCTGGTGACAGGCCAGCGCGTTATTGATACCTATTTCCCGATTGCAAAGGGCGGAACGGGCGCAATCCCGGGAGGCTTTGGCACGGGCAAGACCGTGACCATGCACCAGATTGCCAAGTGGGCCGACTCGAAAGTAGTGGTCTACATCGGCTGCGGCGAGCGCGGAAACGAGATGACAGAGGTGCTCGTCGAGTTCCCGCACCTCATCGACCCGAGGTCCGGCAGGCCGCTCATGGAGAGGACCGTGCTTGTCGCAAACACGAGCAACATGCCGGTGGCGGCAAGGGAAGCGTCCATCTATACTGGAGTCACCATGGCGGAATACTACCGCGACATGGGCTATGACGTCGTGCTCGTCGCAGATTCCACAAGCAGGTGGGCAGAGGCGCTCCGTGAGATGTCGGGCCGCCTTGAAGAGATGCCTGCAGAGGAAGGCTACCCGTCGTACCTTGCGTCAAGGCTTGCCGAATTCTATGAAAGAGCAGGACGCGTCCGCGCCCTTGGCTCGCCAGACCGGGCAGGCTCTGTGACGCTCGTGGGCGCAGTGTCGCCTTCAGGCGCAGACTTTACCGAGCCGGTGACGACGCATACCATCAGGTTCATCAAGACCTTCTGGGCGCTTGACACGAGGCTTGCGTACTCGCGTCACTACCCGTCCATCAACTGGATGCAGTCGTACTCGGGATACCTCGAGGATGTTGCAAAATGGTGGAAGGAAAACGTGTCAGGCGACTGGTACGAGCTGCGCGCCGAGTCGTACCAGATCCTGCAGAGGGAAGACACTCTGAAGGAAATCGTCAGGCTCCTCGGGCCTGAGGCACTCCCTGACGAGGAAAAGCTGGTGCTCGAAGTGGCAAGGATGATAAAAATCGGCATCCTCCAGCAGAACTCGTTTGACAAGATCGACACCTACTGCAGCCCCGAAAAACAAGTAAAGCTGGTGAAGTTGATGGTCAAGTTCTTCAAGGAGGCGCAAAAGGCGTTGAAGGCAGAAGTCTCGCTTGCGGACATTCGCGCAATGCCGATAATCCCGCAGCTTCTGAAAGCCAAGTTCGACATACCGGAAGACCAGCTGGCAAAGCTGGCAGACCTCGACAAGGCGCTTGAAGAGGGCTTCCGCAAACTGGGCGGCGCAGCCACAAAGACAGAGGAGGTTAAAGTAGTTGCCTGAAACAGCATCCGGAATTGAATATACCAAAGTAGCAGAAATCAAGGGCCCGCTGATGGTTATCGACGGCATAACCAAGGCGTCCTTTGACGAGCTGGTTGAAATCGAGACGGCGGAAGGCGAGCGCAGGCTTGGCAAGGTCCTCGAAGTGGGCTTTGGCAAGGCTGTCGTGCAGGTCTTTGAAGGGACGACCGGCCTTACAGTATCAGGAACCAAGGCCAAGTTCCTCGG
The sequence above is drawn from the Nitrososphaera viennensis EN76 genome and encodes:
- a CDS encoding V-type ATP synthase subunit A, whose product is MVAKGRIVWVSGPAVKADGMSAAKMYETVEVGDSKLIGEVIRLTGDVAFIQVYESTSGLKPGEPVVGTGQPLSVLLGPGVIGRIYDGIQRPLDEIAAKSGAFIGRGIQTTPVDMKKKYHFKPAMKKGDEVGPGFILGTVEETPLLVNKILVPPDHAKGAKLVDIAPEGDYDIEHIIATTEKDGNKAQLKMYHKWPVRKPRPYAERYDPTVPLVTGQRVIDTYFPIAKGGTGAIPGGFGTGKTVTMHQIAKWADSKVVVYIGCGERGNEMTEVLVEFPHLIDPRSGRPLMERTVLVANTSNMPVAAREASIYTGVTMAEYYRDMGYDVVLVADSTSRWAEALREMSGRLEEMPAEEGYPSYLASRLAEFYERAGRVRALGSPDRAGSVTLVGAVSPSGADFTEPVTTHTIRFIKTFWALDTRLAYSRHYPSINWMQSYSGYLEDVAKWWKENVSGDWYELRAESYQILQREDTLKEIVRLLGPEALPDEEKLVLEVARMIKIGILQQNSFDKIDTYCSPEKQVKLVKLMVKFFKEAQKALKAEVSLADIRAMPIIPQLLKAKFDIPEDQLAKLADLDKALEEGFRKLGGAATKTEEVKVVA